A region from the Lolium perenne isolate Kyuss_39 chromosome 4, Kyuss_2.0, whole genome shotgun sequence genome encodes:
- the LOC127293831 gene encoding uncharacterized protein, whose translation MSSSSSPCAACKLLRRKCTQGCVFAPYFPPDQPSKFANVHKVFGASNVSKLLNELNASQREDAVNSLAYEAEARLQDPVYGCVAYISILQHRIRQTREEIANARKELAGYIGNAAYAPVVPVPNAAALAQAQYAAMGLHPQQHPQQQMLVQQQVPHHHQYNQLHHQQHHQQQIVDAQHMAAAVEAATRGQHQHQQDMMMMRQGYAPPQGVPTVAIVPPGPGSANPAAYGGAPAQFLIQQQQQPTPSALTTFRTDQQSPPPQSSGHSHVDMSHAPQHRQHTDGSDEGSGGAPPSA comes from the coding sequence ATGTCGTCGTCGAGCTCCCCGTGCGCGGCCTGCAAGCTGCTCCGCCGCAAGTGCACGCAGGGGTGCGTCTTCGCGCCCTACTTCCCGCCGGACCAGCCCTCCAAGTTCGCCAACGTGCACAAGGTCTTCGGCGCCAGCAACGTCTCCAAGCTCCTCAACGAGCTCAACGCCTCGCAGCGGGAGGACGCCGTCAACTCGCTCGCCTACGAGGCCGAGGCGCGCCTCCAGGACCCCGTCTACGGCTGCGTCGCCTACATCTCCATCCTGCAGCACAGGATCCGGCAGACGCGCGAGGAGATCGCCAACGCGCGCAAGGAGCTCGCGGGATACATCGGCAACGCCGCCTACGCGCCCGTCGTCCCCGTCCCCAACGCCGCCGCGCTCGCGCAGGCGCAGTACGCCGCCATGGGCCTCCACCCGCAGCAGCACCCCCAGCAGCAGATGCTCGTACAACAGCAGGTGCCGCACCACCACCAGTACAACCAGCTCCACCACCAGCAGCACCACCAGCAGCAGATCGTCGACGCGCAGCACATGGCGGCCGCGGTCGAGGCGGCCACGCGGGGACAGCACCAGCACCAGCAGGACATGATGATGATGCGCCAGGGCTACGCGCCGCCGCAGGGCGTGCCCACGGTGGCGATCGTGCCTCCGGGCCCGGGCTCCGCCAACCCCGCCGCGTACGGCGGCGCGCCCGCGCAGTTCctcatccagcagcagcagcagccgacGCCTTCCGCCCTCACGACCTTCCGCACGGACCAGCAGTCCCCGCCGCCGCAGTCCTCGGGCCACTCCCACGTCGACATGTCCCACGCGCCACAGCACCGGCAGCACACGGACGGCAGCGACGAGGGGAGCGGGGGCGCCCCGCCCTCGGCCTGA